In Streptomyces sp. NBC_00683, the DNA window GCAGGACGTCGTGCGCACGCAGCTCCACGACGTCTTCTCCGGCATCGAGGACGACGCGCACGCGCGGCGCCGGCTGGAGTCACGGGCCGCAGGCACGAAGGCGCTCGGTACCTGGCACGCCACCCGGGTCATCCAGGAGTGCCGCGAGGCGTGCGGTGGCGCCGGCTACCTCACCGTGAACCGGTTCGCCGCCCTCAAGGGCGACAGCGACATCTTCACCACCTTCGAGGGCGACAACCACGTCCTGCTGCAGCTCGTGGCCAAGGGGCTGCTCACCCATTACGCGAGCGAGTTCGAGGACCTGGACCAGCTCGGCATGGTCCGCTACGTCACCGGCCTCGCCGTCGAGACGGTCATCGAGAAGACTTCGGCCCACAAGCTGCTCGAACGAGTACGCGATCTGCTGCCCGGCGGCGACGAGTGGGACCGGGAAGCCGGCCTGCTCGACTCGGAGTACCAGCTCGCCATGCTCCGCTACCGCGAGGAGCACATGCTCGCCGGTGTGGCCCGGCGGCTCAAGCGCGGGATCGACCAGAAGCGCAACCCCGGAGCCGTCTTCTCGCAGGTCCAGGACCACGTCATCGCGGTCGCTCACGCACACGTCGAGCGACTGGTGCTGGAGGCGTTCGTCGACAAGGTACGTGCGTTGCCCGAGAGCGGGAACAAGGTCGCGCTGGGGTTGTTGTGCGACCTGTTCGCCCTCTCGACGATCGAGGCGGACCGGGCCTGGTTCATGGAGCACGGCCGGCTGACCGTCCAGCGTTCCAAGGCGATCAGCCGTGAGGTGAACGACCTCTGCCGCAAGGTCCGGCCCCTCGCCGTCGACTTCGTCGACGCCTGGGGCATCCCGCCCGAGATGCTGCGCGCGCCGGATCTGGTGGGCTGATCCGGCTGATCCGGCTGATGCGGCGACAGAGCTCCGCGCAGCAACGGCTGGGCCGGCTGCCTGCCGAGCCGCATCAGGCCGGGGTCACGGAGAGGGCCCGTTCCACCGGGGCGGGCCCTTCCGGTCAGCAGGGGGTCAGATGCGGTCGGCCGCGATGAGGAGGTACTGGAAGGACCCGTCCCTGTAGGAGTTGATGAACGCGTCCTCGATTCCCGTGACCAGCGAAGACGTGGCCCGCAGCTCCCAGTAGGGCAGCGTGTCGGGAGTGAGGTCGATGACGGCCTGTGGCACGAGGCGATTGTCGGCCATGGCGCGCAGGTACTCCCGGCGCGAGTGGATGTTGCACTCGAAGTGCGCGTTGATCTGCGAGACCCACTTCGAGGGCTGGCCGTACCGCGGGTTCCAGCAGCCGGTGATGGTCACGTAGCGGCCGCCGACCTCGAGGATGCGGGAGTGTTCGGCGAAGAGGTCGTCGAGGTCGACGTACATGCTCGACTCGTTGTTCCACGAGGCCGCGGCCGACCCGGTCTCGAACGGCGTGGCGAGCATGTTGCAGACGCGGGCGCGGACGTGGTCCTGGACGCGCAGTTCGCGGGCCCGACGGTTGGCGAAGTCGGCCTGTTTGGCGGACAGCGTGACACCTTCGACCTTGCATCCGAAGCGCTGGTGCGCCATCACCATCGAGCCGCCGCGGCCACAGCCGGCGTCCACCAGTGTGTCGTCACTCCCGATGTCACCGAGATGCCCGAGAAGGAACTCCGCCTGGGCCGACTCCAGCCGGTGGAGTTCGGCGATGAGTTTCTTCTCGCTCTCGCTGTCCGCGGAGTCACCGAGTGCGGCACGGTCCACGTCACCGATGCCGTAGTGGTGGTGGTAGAGGCCGTCGACATCGCCGAGACGCAGGTTCACGGGCCTGGCCTCCCCGTCCCAGTAGCGGGCGATGTCCCCCTGGTAGGGCGTCGACGGGCGGGGGATGTGGAGGGAGGTGGTGGCGGTGGCGGTGAGTTCGGTGTGGGTCACGGATGAGTCCATTCTCTTACCAGAAATCGGGCAGGCTGTAGCGGTAGGTGTTGGTGCGGTGCCAGTAGTGGTTGCCGTCGACCCATGCGGCCACGCCCCGGAGGAAGCGCTGCACGTCGGGGGCGGGGCAGGCCTCGGCCAGGGCGGAGGCTTCTCGTTCGAAGTCGTGCATGAGGTCGTTGTGGACCTCGACCGACTTCAGATAGGCGTCCCGTTCGGAGAGGCCCTCACGTTCGGCGATCACGACGGGCAGGTTCAGGTGCTGGCCCGGAGCGTCGAGTTCCTTGGTGTACGAGTACAGGTCGTTCACGATGGTCGTCGCGTTGCCCGCGAGGGCGATGACCTTCTGCATGCCGGCCAGGGCGTGCAGGTCCGCAGGCAGTTCGTAGCCGCCGACGGTGTCGGTGATGGTCGGGCAGGGCCGGAAGTTGTTGAACTGGCGCATCGCCAGGTACTCCCACACCTCCGGTACGTGGTCCAGCTGTGCCCAGGCCGCTTCGGCGAGGTACCCCATGTGCAGCCGGGCCATGTCGTGCCGTAACCGGTCCGCCTGGGAGGCGCTCGCCGCTCGGACGAAGTACTCCATGGCGGAGCGGTAGGCGCGCCGGGGAGCGTCCGCGTGGAGCGACTTCGCCCACTGCGGCTGGTACTCCTCCGTCGTGTACAGGGGGTCGAGGGCGGTGTGCGCCAGCAGAAGACGTTCGCCCAGGCCGACGGGCGAGCCCCCGTGGTCCTCGCAGTAGCAGTCGTCCACGGCGTTCTCGGCGACCATCAAGCGCGTGGCCAGCATCAGGTGGTCGACGGAGGGCGCGTCCGGATGGCAGGCGACCATGTAGCGGCCCACGGAGAAGCCGTCGAACTCCTCCTCCCAGTCCTCGGGATACAGGCTGACCTCGTCCAACGCCCAGGACTTGATCCTTCGCCCGACTTCCTCCACCCGCACCGGGTCGGGTTCGGGCACCGGATGGTGGTAGAGGCCCGGGACCGGGGTGCCTTCCGCCGCGTCCGCCGGCGGGTCCGATGGCGTCGGCGGCTGTTCCCGCAGGATCAGGCGCAGGCCCGCGGTGCCCAGACCGCTGGGACCACGCAGGATCCGTTCCAGGCCGGCGCCCGGTGCGGGCACCTCGGCCGCCGGGGTGACGAGGGGAGTCGGGGCGGGCGCGGAGAACGCAGGCGGGGCGGGCGAGGAAGGCGCGCGGGGCGGGCCGGCGGTGGCGGCGTTGATATCGCAGGCGCGGGCCGCGGCGGAAGCGAGAACGTGCGCCCCGAAGCGGGAAGCGGCCTCTTGAAGGTGGGACTGTGGGGGTGGTAGCTCAGGCTCTGACATCCATGGCTCCTTGGTGGGGTGGGCGGCTGTCCCGAAGCCCTCCGGGGCATGCGCGACCGCCCCGAGAGGGGTTGGGGGTGTCGCACCAGGCCGTTCGGGCCGGGCCCGCTACTTGGGCCAGCGGGCGATCTGCACGTTCTCCAGCACGCCGACCGCGTCCGGCACGAGGATGGCGGCGGAGTAGTAGGTACTGACGAGGTAGGACGTGATCGCCTTCTCGTCGAGGCCCATGAAGCGGACCGACAGACCCGGTTCGTACTCGTCCGGCAGCCCGGTCTGGTGCAGACCGATGACGCCCTGGTTCTCCTCGCCGGTACGCATGGCGAGGATGGAGCTGGTCTTCTCCTTGGTGACGGGGATCTTGTTGCAGGGGAGGATCGGGACCCCACGCCAGGCCGGGACCTGCTGGCCGCCGAGGTCCACGTGGTCCGGATAGACCCCACGCGCGTTGAACCCGCGCCCGATCGCCGCGATTGTCCGGGGGTGCGCGAGGAAGAACTTGGTGCCCCGGCGCCGGCAGAGCAGTTCGTCCATGTCGTCCGGGGTCGGGGGGCCGGAGTGCGTCTGGATGCGCTGCTTGAAGTCGGCGTTGTGGAGCAGGCCGAACTCCCGGTTGTTGATCAGCTCGTGCTCCTGGCGCTCGCGCAACGCCTCGATGGTGAGCCTGAGTTGCTCCTTGGTCTGGTTCATCGGCCCGTTGTAGAGGTCGGCGACCCTCGTGTGGATCCGCAGAATGGTCTGGGCGACCGAGAGTTCGTACTCGCGCGGCTTCAGTTCGTAGTCGACGAAGGCGCCGGGCAGCTCGGCCTCGCCGCTGTGGCCGGCCGACATCGCGATCTCCGCCTCGCCGCGATGGTTCTGCCGTTGGCGGGAATGCGATGAGAACTCGTCGAGGTGGGCTCGGAGGCCCGGCGCTGTGGCCAGCACGGCTGTGAAGTCGGCGCGTGACAGGGTGAGCAGCGTGCCCGAGGTCTCGGCGGTGGCGGTGTGCTCCCACCGGGCGTCCTCTTCCAGCAGGGCGTGCTCTCCGAACCGGTCGCCATCGGCGAGTACGTCCAGAGCGGCCTCGTCGCCGTACTTGCCGACGGAGGTCCGGCTGATGCGGCCGTGGGCGATCAAGTGGAGCTGGTCCGCGGGCGTCCCGCGCTCCACCAGTGTCTCGCCGGTCCGGAAGTCGCGTTGAACGCACCTGTCCGCGACGGCAGTCAGTACCTCCACGTCGTCGAAGCCGCGCAGCAGGGCCAGTTCACCGAGCTCACGGGGAATCACCCGGACGTCTGCGCCGTCCTGGATGAACTCCACGCTCCCGTCGCCGACGGTGTACGTCAGCCGACGGTTCACTCGGTAGGCCCCGCCCTGGGTCTCCACCCAGGGGAGCATGCGAAGCAGCCAGCGAGAGGTGATCTCCTGCATCTGCGGGGCGGACTTGGTCGTTGTGGCGAGGTTGCGGGCAGCCGCCGTGCTCAGGCTGGACTGCCTGGGCAGCTCCACTCGCGCTTCCGGGCTGGAGTCGATAGTCATCGGGCTAGGTCTCCTTGGTCAGGGCGATGGCGCGCGTATGCGGACACCACCGGGCAACAGGAGGGAAAAGCGGTATTTGAACGGGAACCCGTCCAGATCCAGAGGAACCCTAACTGCCGCTTCACCCCCTGAACCAAGGGAAGTTGCTGACATTCGCTCGATACGATGATCGCGTCCGCACGATGTTTGTCCGGGTACCGACTGTATTCAGCCGCAGCTGACGGCGCGTTCCAGATATCGGCCGGTTCGGCTCCAGCGGTGGGGGACCGACGGGTCGAGGGGCGGCAGAAGTGCCGTACGCCAAGGGGATTGCGGCCTGTCGGGCCCCGGGCTGGGCGGCAACCCCGCAGGCGCCACCGTCGGCATTTGGTGCGACCGGCTTCGCGCCACGGGGTCAGAAACACGACAGGACGCTGTTTCGGCCCGGGAAGGGCTGGGGGCGCACCGACGAGGCGTCCTCGCGGTCGTGAGACGGAAGGGCCAACCGGCGTCGGTCATGTTCGCCGGGACGGCACTCCGCCGCGTGCTCGCGCATCGCGGCTTCCGACGCACAGAGGGACCCGGCCCGCGGGAAGCGGACCGGGTCCCTCTGTGCGTACCTGTACCGCTAGCGGTTACTTGCGCGAACACGCGGCGGTCGTCGGCTTCCCTGCGAAGCGAAGGCGCGGGCCGTGCGCCAGGCACGGCGGCGGACGTCGCGCTGCGCCTCGGCCGGGCGGGTTCGACATCAGCCGGAAATCAGCCGCGTCCGTCCGCTTTGCGGAGCGCGCTCACCCGGGACCGCGGAACGGCATCGGCCGACCTCGAGCGGGTCGCGGCCGTGACCGGGTTCGCAGTGCGCTTCTGCGGCCCTCGCGGCCTCCGGGAGAGGGCGTCGGCGCCGGGCGCGGACGGGTTCAGGCCAGCATGCCGGCGCGGAGCTTGTTGAGGGTGCGTGTGAGGAGGCGGGAGACGTGCATCTGGGAGACGTCGAGTTCGGCGCCTATCTGCGACTGCGTCATCTCCTGGCCGAAGCGCATCTCGATGATGCGTCGCTCGCGGTCGTCGAGCTCCTCCAGGAGCGGGGCCAAGGCGTGCAGGTTCTCCACGGTCTCCATGGCGGAGTCCGGCTCGCCCAGGATGTCGGCGAACGTGCGGGACGCCGAGCCCGGCGTTTCCCCGGAGTCGGTCGGCAGGTCCAGGGAACCCGCGGTGTAGCCGTTCGAGGCGATGATGCCCTCGATGACCTCGTCCTCGGTGAGGTCCATGTGTTCGGCCAGTTCCTTCGCCGTCGGGTCACGGTCCAGGTGGGTGGCGAGTTCGTCCTTCGCCTTGGCCAGATCCACGCGGAGTTCCTGCAGCCGTCGGGGGACGTGGACGGCCCAGGTGGTGTCACGGAAGAAGCGCTTGATCTCGCCGATGATGTAGGGGACGGCGAAGGTGGTGAACTCGACCTCGCGGGAGAGCTCGAACCGGTCGATGGCCTTGATGAGTCCGATGGTTCCGACCTGGGTGATGTCCTCCATCTCACCGCTGCCCCGGTTGCGGAAGCGGCGCGCGGCGAACCTGACCAGGGAGATGTTCATCTCGATGAGGGTGTTGCGCGCGTACTGGTACTCGCGCGTGCCCTCCTCCAGGACCTGCAGCTGCTCGAAGAACAGCGTCGACAGAGCGCGCGCGTCCTTCGGGGCCACCTTGCCCGCGTCCTCGATCCAGGGCAGCTCACCGACACGCTCCGGCGATGCCTCCGACGGCGATGTCACGTCAGTCGCCATGAGCCCGGCAGTCTGTTCAGTAATCACTTCTTGTCACCCTCCCTGGAACGAGCTCGCTTCCTGACGAGCCCTTGCCCCGCCTCGGGAGGCCCATGCGCCATGACGCAAATTTTCTTGCTGTGCGGAAACAGTTGTCTCTGGGCATCGTAAGATGAGCAGCGCCGACCACCGGCGCGACCCCTTGGGCGCGCCGCGCTGGATCGGGCACAGGCCCCGTACGCTGGAGGCCGACGGCCGGGGCCCACGGACGGTCCGGGGTTTCGGCGCAGCACGACGAGAAACAGGATCACGTGGACAGATTCGCTGCCGTCGAGCGAGAGTTGCGCAAGGCCGCACCTCATCAGCTCCTCGACGTCGTCACGACGGCCCTGCGGGAGCAGTACGACGTACAGAGCGTGGAGTTGCGGCTCGCCGACTACGGCGTGACGACGCTCCAAGTGGTGTCCGAGACGCCTCTCGCCGAGCCGGTGCCCATTCATGACAGCCCGCAAGGGCGGGCTTTCGGCGCCCAGGAAGCGTACGTGGAGCCCCGGACCACGCCGGGTCCGGCGACCGCGCACCTGCCGGTGACCGTCCGGGGTGACCGGCTCGGTGTCCTCAGCGTCACGGCGCGGGAGGGCGGCTGGTCCCGCGAGGGCCTCGCGGAGATGCAGCAGATCTGCGAAGCGCTCGGTCACGAGATCCTGGTCGCCGAACGGGACACCGACCTCTATCTCCTCGCCCGCCGCGCCACACGGCTGACCCTGGCGGCGGAGATGCAGTGGCAGCTGCTGCCCGGCCGCTCCGTGTCCCGCCCCGAATTCTCGCTGGGTGCCCACCTGGAGCCCGCGTACGCGATCTTCGGCGACAACTTCGACTGGTCGGTGTCGGCCCATCACCTCACGCTCACCGTCACCAACGGTATGGGCAAGGGGATGGAGGCGGCCCTGCTGACCAATCTCGTCGTGAACGCGCTGCGCAACGCCCGGCGGGCCGGCCTCGACCTTTCCGGCCAGGCCAGCCTCGCCGACCAGGCCGTCTACGCCCAGCACCGTGGCGCCCTGTACGCGTCGGTCCTCCTGCTCCGCTTCGATCTGGCCACGGGCGAGGTGGAGGCCGTGGACGCGGGCTCCCCCCGCATGTGGCGGCTGAGGGGACGCGGCGTCGAATCCTTCGACTTCGACGCGCAGCTCCCGCTGGGCATGTTCGAAGAGACGGAGTACGTCGCGGAGCGCTTTCACGTGGAGCCGGGCGACCGGCTGCTGATCGGTAGTGACGGTGTCTACGACAGCGCGTCGGCGGCGGGGGAGCACTACGGGCAGCGTGCCCTTGCACGGTCCCTGTCCGCGCACCGCTTCCTGCCGTCCGAGCAGGTGCCTCTCGCGGTTCTCCGCGATCTGCGGGACTACCGCGGTGCCACACCGCTGGACGACGATGCCCTGGTCGTCTGCCTGGACTGGTTCGGACGGCAATCCTCCACCGGTGACACGCTCGTGTGACCGTGGCCGATCAGGCGGCCTGGCGGTCGGCCGGCGACTATCCGGTCGACCGCAAGGGTCTCGCCCCGTCGCTGTCCTGCCCCGAGGACGCAGCCGCGTTGCGGAAGGCCCTGAGCCCCTCGAGGAGCGAGCGCCGCGTCTTGGCCGGCATGGAGTCGATCGTGGCCATCAGTACTTCCTCCCTGCGCATGCGCAGGTCGACGAGATACGCCTTGCCGAGGCTGGTCAGCCGGAGCTCCAGCTCCCGGCGACTCACCGGGCTGGGAGCACGCTCCACGAATCCCGTTGCCTGCAACCGGTCGCACAACCTGCTGACCGAGGGGGAGGCCGATCCCAGGGCATCGGCGAGCATCCGCAGATTGATGCCCTCCTCCCGGTCCAGCGTGTACAGCACGCGGAGCTGGGAAGGGGAGACCGGACCTGTCGGTACGGCTTCGCGTCCGTGCTCCCAGAGGACTTCGAGGAGTTCGACGAACTCGGAACCCTCACGGGCCACATCCCGCGACCAATGGTCGGGTTTGGGGCTCAGGCCCATATTGATGACACTCCGATCCGGCATCGCCTCACTCGTCCGTCTGGCCACCGGACCGAGCAATCGAGCCGGGCATCCGATGCGCTCGCACGGAAAGCCAGGACTGAGGTTCCGGGACACACATGCACGGCCCCGAATATCCTACCCCCGTCCGCCACAGGTTCCCCGGGGCGCGACCGAGGCCCGGTAAGTTTCCGTACGGCAACAGTTGTCGTAAGGTAAGGTTCGGCAGTCAATATCTGATGCGTGATCTTCCAGCGGGCCATGCCGCTCCCGCCGTGACGGCGACCCGCTCCCGGCCTGGAGTACTGACACCCATGACGCACAGCCAGACCCTCATCCTCACTGTCAGGTATCCGGCGGATTCGATCGCCGTGCTCACGGTCGCCGGAGAGATCGATGTGGACAGTGCGCCGGCCTTGCGGACCCGGGCCATGGAGCTGATCCGGCAGGGCAGGCCGCACCTGGTCCTGGACCTGGCGCCCGTGGAGTTCTGCGATTCCTCCGGCCTCAATACGATGATCGCCATCCTGCGGTACGCGAAGGACCGGCACGGGTCCCTGTCGTTGGCCGCCGCACCACCGCACCTCACGAGGCTGCTCGACGTCACGGGCGTCGGCGACCTGATACCCACGCTTCCCACCACGGCCGAGGTCCTGACGCGCATCACGGTGCCCGGCGGCACGCCGGAGCAGCAGGAACCCTCCTAGGCGGAGTGTGCACAGCGGCCGGCTGCTCGGCACCGGACCGTAGTTGTGAGTCAACCCATAGGGCCCGGATCACATATGAGGCGCGGTAGTAAGGCCCGGCGCAAGGGTTCGGGGCGTCCGATGGCGTCGGCCGGCCTCTCGGTTCCCCTCTACGTAGGCACGTAGTAATAGCGGGCCTTGCCGTCACTCCGGCGTGCCGCTAACCATGGGTCGAGTCCCCGGGAGCTGCTGTTCCGGACCGGTCAAGCGCCGCATTCCGCATGTACGGACCTCGCCGCGCAATTCCGCTCCGCGGCCACCGGCCCCGTGGCTTCCCTGGCATCAAGCAGCGCAAGGAGAGTGTTTACATCCGTACGTCCACCCAGTCCCAGGCCCCCGCCACCCGTGCCGCCCGGATCCGCAGGTTCTCGGTCTCCGGTCTGTGCGCCGCCGGAGCCGCAGCAGCGGCCCTGACCCTCGTACCGTCCCCCGCGCACGCCTCCGCGCCGGCCACGTACAGCGTGTCCGCGTCGGCCGCGGCCTCCGCAGCAGGAGTCTCAGCGCAGGCGGTCGCCGTCGCCGAGCAGGCCGGCAAGGCAGACCTGGACAACCTGGACGGCTGGATCCGGGAGTCCCTCGAGATCATGGAGGCCGAGGGCATCCCCGGCAGCTACGAGGGCCTGCACCGCAACATCATGCGAGAGTCCGGCGGTGACCCCGACGCGTCCAACGGCTGGGACGTCAACGCGCAGAACGGCACGCCCTCCAAGGGCCTGCTGCAGGTGATCCAGCCGACCTTCGACGCCTATCACGTCGACGGCACCCCGCAGGACCTGACCGACCCGGTCGCCAACATCACTGCGGCCGCCAACTACGCCGCGGACAAGTACGGCTCCATCGACAACGTCGACTCCGCCTACTGACATCCGGCGGCACCGGCACGGCTACGCCCTCGCGAGGGCGTAGCCGTGCCCAGGTTGCGCACGGTCACGCCTTACGCGCGGAAGCCAGGTCGTAGCGGGTCCCGTCCGGGACGTGCGGCGTCCCGCGGCGGGCCAGCAGCCAGTACAGGGCCGCAGGGACCACCAGGCCCACGATCCAGGAGATGTCCGCGCCGCCCAGCGGCTGCACCAGCGGGCCCGTGTAGAAGTGCGTCACGAGGAACGGGAGCTGGGCGAGGATACCCACCCCGTAGACCGTGAGGGCGTCCCAGCGCCAGGCGCCGTAGCGGCCCTCCGGGTCGAAGAGCGCGGGGATGTCGTACCGCTCCCGTGAGATCAGGTAGTAGTCGACCAGGTTGATCGCCGACCACGGGGTGAAGAACGTCAGCAGGAACAGCAGGAAGTCCTTGAAGGACGTCAGGAAGGTGTCCTTGCCCAGGAGCGCCACCGCCGTCCCCGCGACCATGATCAGCGCGATGTACGCGATCCTGCCGCGCGGCGACAGGGTCCTCCGGCCGCGGAACCCGCTGATGCTGGTCACCATCGACATGAAGCCGCCGTAGGTGTTGAGCACGTTGACGGTCAGCTTGCCGAGCGCGATCACGAAGTACAGGAACGACGCGATCAGGCCCGTGCCGCCCAGGCCGACCACGTATCCGACCTGGTTGGCGAGGAACGCGTCCCCCGCGCTCGCTGCCACGAGCACCCCGAACGTCATCGACCACTGTGAGCCGACCGCCGATCCCGAAAGGGTCCACCAGAACGTTGCCCGCCCCGACGTCGCACGCGGCAGATAGCGCGAGTAGTCCGCGACGTACGGCCCGAAGGCGAGTTGCCAGGATGCCGAGAGCGACACCGCGAGCAGGAACATCGGCAGGTCGAAGTGCGCGTCACCGAGCATCGCCGACAGGTCCACCCGGTCCAGGAGGCGGATGCCCAGGTAGACGAAGGCGAGCGCGCAGACCACGCCGGCCACCCGCCCCAGGGCGTGGATCACGCGGTAGCCGACCGCTGCCGTCACGGCCGTGACGACCGCGAAGACGATGATGCCGGTGGTGTCGTTCGTGTGCGTGAGCTCGGCGGTCGCCTGCCCGGCGAGGACACTGCCGCTCGCGAAGAAGCCCACGTACATGAGGATGACCAGGAACAGGGGTACGACCGCGCCGCGCACCCCGAACTGGGCGCGGGACTGGATCATCTGGGGCAGGCCGAGCTTCGGGCCCTGCGCGGAGTGCAGGGCCATGACGGCGCCGCCGAGGAGGTTGCCCAGCAGGAGGCCGGCTGCCGACCACACCACGTCGCCGCCCAGGACGACGGCGAGGGCGCCCGTGACGACCGCGGTGATCTGGAGGTTGGCGCCGAGCCAGAGGGTGAACTGACTGAACGCGGTCCCGTGCCGCTCGTCGTCCGGGACGACGTCGATGGAGCGCCGCTCCACCAGGTCCTCAACTGCCATGACTCGGTCACCTGGCCTCTCGATGGTGTGCTTGTGCCGCCCGTTCCGGCGGTTGCTACTTCTTGATCCCGTGCTGTGCCGCCCAGTCGTTGGCGACGTCCTCGGGGTCCTTCTTGTCCTTGTCCACCAGGCGGTTGAGCTCGGTGAGGTCCTTGGTGGTCAGCGCGTTGCCGAGGCGGGCGAGTGCCTTGCGGACCGTCGAGTCGGCCTTGCGGTCGGCGATGAGGGGGACGATGTGCTGGCCGGGGATCAGGTTCTTGGGGTCGGTGAGGACGACCCAGTTCTCGGCGACGATGTCCGTGTCGGTGGTGAAGAGGTTCGCGACGTCGACGTCGCCCTTCTTCAGGGCACCCTTGACGAGCGGCCCCGAGGAGTCGAGGGACTTGAACTCCTTGAACTCCACGCCGTACACGTCCTTGAGACCCACCGAGCCCACCGTGCGCTTCTTGACCTCGGGCGCCGCGCCGATGACGAGCCTGCCGTTGTGCCGGGCGAGGTCGGCGAGTGACGTGAGGCCGTACCTTTCGGCGGTCTCCCGGGTGACGACGAAGGCGTCGGAGTCCTCGGCCTCGCCGTAGGGAAGGATCTGGAGGCCGGCCGGCAGGGCCATGGCGAGGGCGTTCTGCATCTCGCCCTCCTCCGTGGCCGCGGCCTCGGCGTCGAGGTAGTGCAGCAGGGCGCCCTGGTACTCGGGCAGGAGGTCGATGTCGCCGCCCTTGAGAGCGGGGATGAGGATCTCGCGGGTGCCGAGGTTGGGGCGGACCGTGGTCTTCACGCCGGCCGCCGCGAGGGCGGCGGCGTAGAGATGTCCCAGAACCTGGTTCTCGGTGAAGTTGGCGGTGCCGATGGTGACGCCGCCCTTGCTGGAGCCACCGCCACCGCCGCCGGATCCCTGACCGTCGAGGGAGGTGATGCCACTGCTGCAGGAGGCG includes these proteins:
- a CDS encoding ABC transporter substrate-binding protein: MNRRTLLGGLFAAASVPALASCSSGITSLDGQGSGGGGGGSSKGGVTIGTANFTENQVLGHLYAAALAAAGVKTTVRPNLGTREILIPALKGGDIDLLPEYQGALLHYLDAEAAATEEGEMQNALAMALPAGLQILPYGEAEDSDAFVVTRETAERYGLTSLADLARHNGRLVIGAAPEVKKRTVGSVGLKDVYGVEFKEFKSLDSSGPLVKGALKKGDVDVANLFTTDTDIVAENWVVLTDPKNLIPGQHIVPLIADRKADSTVRKALARLGNALTTKDLTELNRLVDKDKKDPEDVANDWAAQHGIKK